The nucleotide sequence attttgcCAAATATCTTTGGCACACTTTTGGCTCAGTATGATATCCCTATTCCAGCTTTACAAATGTGAAGGTGCACTTAGCAGGGGGATGAAATGTCAGAGGTCTAAGCTCTCCATTCAGGTAGATGAGAATTCCACTGAAATGTGTGAGTTTGGTTTAAAGATACTGACCAATCTTGAGGAGCGTGGCAGTTAAATGTCAGTGTCTGTGCACATACACAGGTGCAGAAAGAGGGACCAGGTCACAGACAGCTGCATTAACACAGCTGCGTTGTCTTCCCCTAACTTGTTACAACACGCCTGAGGATAAGAAAGGAATTCACGCCTTGTCTAGTATAGTTCTTGGACTTCTTCCATAAGAAAACCACCATTTTGCAGTTTATTTAAAGTGCGAtttaagagaattaaaaaaaagttaaaattataCAAAATCTTTGGGTTTCAGAATAAGAAGTTTCTTTCAATGCAATACAAGTTGCCAAAATTACCAATTTCCTATCTAGAAAGTTCTTAAGCCTTTTCTCCAAGAATCTGGAGCAAATTTCCAAATCAGGTACAGAGTACCCCCAAGATACATGCTCAAATGTAACTTTCTGTTGCTAGTATCTGAACTAGACTGAAAACAATGACCAACAGGTGAAGGTGCACCTCGgtgactgaaaacaaacaaagtatTCAAAAAGCGGGCTAAGAAACAATGTTTGAGAATTGAGATGAAATTTCATTTGGGAATTAACGGTCTGTGCTCTGTAAGGAGTCTGTGTCCTTGGCAGGGCGTTTTCAGGATCTCCTTAGCAGGGAAGcaggtttaaaataaatccattttccCAAAATAGTTGTGATTGAAAATGTTATTAACCATAACAAATGTTAGTGCTGACAGGAGAATGGCCTGTTAGGGGCCTCTGGTGAAACAGTCAAGTGAAAGTCATATTTCACATTATTGCGAGCATTTTCCTGTGATTTACAGAATATTTGTGAAACATTACTTGCAAGGCATATGATTGATACTGAGAGAACAGCTAGTGTGTAGGGGGAATCTGTATTTCACAGAGACTGTTTGCATGAAATTTACAGTCCCATAAAGTGCTCCTCTGTCCTCAGCAGAGATCTAGTTAAAAGAACTTTACAGTCTGAAACATCCCAAAATTGATTCTAAATTAATGTTTCCATATTTATGTTTGAGATGCTGCTGGTGTAATGCtatctatttttattataaagcTGCAGTAACACTCCGCTGTTCAGAAATACTAGCACCAGCCTCTGGACGTGAGGATTTTAGTGATACAAAGGGCTTGCCTATGAatcaatggcaaaaaaaaagaaggctttGAAACAATGATCGCATGAGGCTTCTGAGGATAAAGTGATGTCTGTCCCTGCTGCTATAATAACAGCATCTGCTGACATAGTAGTCTTTAAACTGACATTGCAAACTACCTGAAAATGtacatgaatatttttattatgacCATTTTACATATGGGAACATACAGACACAGGGAAGTTAAATTACTTGCCTGAGTCGTTTGCCACTGCTAACATCAGCACATAACTCCTGTTTGTTGGCTTCAAACTCTGCTCTCAACAGCACTGGGCTGCCACGCCACTCCACTGGACCTAATAATCGAAACAAGACTGGGTCAGGGCAGTGCTTTTTTCCTGCCAATAGAAACACAAGTAATTTAGGAACTGGCTCTGGCAATTCAGTGGTCCTTTACATCCAGAGTGCTGCTAAGTCATCAGATTGAGACCAAAAGGCAGGCTGGTGCTGGGTCAGCCCAAATGTGAGGTGCCAGGGACTGATGGCCTTGAGCTCATGGAAGGACAGTGTGACGGTGATTTGGCGTTACCTTTGCATCTTGCAACATCAAGGCCGTGCCCAGCCTCAGAGAAAACTTCAGGGCTTCTGTTTACCCAGCAGGTTTCACCCTTTCCTGGCATACCCCAAGTCTCCCACAACCCTCCTCACAGCCCAGTGTACCCCACGTCTTCTACCCGGCCCCTACCAACCCCCAGTTCCACTGGCCCCTCTCTCACCTAACACGTCCTACCTCCCAACCCCAGCACCACTGTCAACCACCGCCACAACCCCAAACCCTGTGCCCGACTCGCCCCCAGCTGGGCCCTGCACTGCCCCCTACATCCACCCTaacccccacagccccctgcagCCTCAACATTCCCTGCCCAAGGCCCAACCATCCCACCAGGCCTGATCCAGTCCAGCCACAGGCCCTGTGCTCtcccaccccccaaaacccaccccagGCCACACAGTCCTTCACACAGTCCCTGACCCCCATGCCCTCCCTAGCCCCCATGTCTGCACCCCCTGACCCAAACACCCACCTCGGGACCAACAAGCCCCCTCAGCCCCTCTGACTGCGACCCCCACTCCAGGCCCTACAATTCTCCTCACTCCGACCCCCGCGGGCCCTACAATCCCCCACAGCAGCGCCCGCCTCAGCCCCACTCCCTCTCACCTCTCCCCGAGGGGGCGGATACCCCGCAGATTGAGGGACACCTCAGAAGAACCAATCGCCACCCGCCTTTACACCCCTGGCCCAATGGGCCAGTTTTCACCACCAGTGGGCGGGGCGAACAGCCCGACACCGGTGCTCCGGGCGCGTTGCTAAGGAAGCGGGAGGCGTGGCGGGAAGGAGACGGAGAGCGAGGAGGGTGCGCGCTTTTCCTTCTCATTGGCTATGAGAGGTGCAGCGGGGCGGAGCTTCCGGTGGGGAGAGCGGAAGCGCCGGTGGGGTGTGAGGCGGGAGTGCGCGGCGATGGGGGCCCGGGGGCTGGAGGCGGCGGTGGAGCTGGCGCCGGGGGCGGCCTGTGGTGCGGGGCCAGCGGCTCTGGGGGGCCCGAGGGTGGCGGGGAGGTGGAACTGGGTTTGGAGGACCCCGGTGACAGGAGAGACTGAGGGAGCCCTGAGGGtggagagggggagagagagagagagagagaccgGGCCTGGGGGACCCCGGAGGGTGGGGGACAGGGGCTTGGCCTCGGGACCGGGGGCAGGGAGCCGTGCAGACACTTGTGCCGTACCAGGTGGTTCCTGGAGGAcacttctctttcccctctgtCCTGGAGGGAGGCAGGAGTCTCCGATGCCTCCCCAGCTCCCGGGAGGGGTGAGGAGGAGCCGGTGTCCCCGGGTGATCCGCACAGCGCTGGCTGCCCGTCAGCGGAGAGCTGGGCAGCTGTGGGAACTGAAACTGCTGTCCTACTGAGCACGCCCACCTTGCGAAACTGGGACCAGGCGGTGCTCAGAGCTCACTGGGACATTAAGCTGGTGTTCAGAGGTCACTGGGATATTAAGCTGATACACGCCTCATCATTGCCCTTAATCGTTATTAACCAGGCAAGTTGCCATGTGTTCTGATTCTGGTAGACTGGaggacaattattttaaaacttgtgatttgtttcagaaagcagTACAGAGAGAGAGCCTGTGGTGATCCTTCTAGGTTGGGCAGGCTGCAAGGACAAATACCTGGCCAAATACAGTGCAATTTACAGTCAGAAGGTGAGTagcttatttatattttaatgacGCTGTCATAGAGCGCTCTGAGAATCTGCCTCCTTTTTGCATGTTGGTGAAATCGTTCTAAAGCATCTTTTGGTCCGAGGAATCATTGGGAGTGAGTGGCAAGTTCTCTTGTCATTGAAAGCTCCTTGTCCCTTGGAGCCCAGCCAGCATTATCTAACAGTTGCTGATGTCATCCTTGTGCGTGCAGCTGAGACAAAAATACTTCTTTGAAGAAACTCGCTGCCATTGTGTGAGTCTCTGGAGTATTTTAAGGCTTTTAAAGCTGTGAGATTATTCATGAATGACATGAACTGTCTTAGGTTGCCAGACAGGTAAACCTGTGAGGAAAGATTATGTGTTTACTGCTCTCTAAGAGGCCATAGCACAGGCTTGGCAAGGCCAGGCTGGGAATGACAGAGCACGTCAGCATCCGTCGTTCCTTTGGCTTTCCTCTCCTGTGAACACGACTCATCTGAATGTTGTAATCCAAATTCATTTTATTCTGTCCATGGAACAGGCATCCTATGGTAGTCACACCTCCTCATTAGCAACGCCTTGTCTTTGAACTAGAAAGGCCTGTCCAATTCCTTCTTCTCTAAGTTATGATATCTGTTTTTTCACTTGAATAACCCCAGCTTGTGGTATTGCGACCCAGTGAAACAGGAGACTTGTTTTTGGTCAGCATACGAGGATCTTGTATTTATCCAAATCTGTTTCATCTATAGGTAGCAAAGTCTGTACATTAACAAGTCTATTCTTAATGTCTAATCCAGTGCAAGAGTCATGAATTGGCTTGGTTTAGGGAAGAATTGTTAAGTGACTGTTGTGACTAAGAGATGCTGCTGGTCAGATGAGGAGCACATTACGTGGCAGCGTGCCAGCTTTCGTGAAAAATACTTTCCTGTCAGAAAGATGGTAGGAatggggaaggagagaaaggggtTTGTTAGCTCCCTAATGAGGAAGTGGCTACAGCCACATTTATAAATGTAGTTCCGTCTGCTTTATTTAGAAGGCAGATATCATCTGAGAACCTGTTTTCCAATTTACACCTAAATGTAAGGCCTTAACTGTAGAGGCAGTTGTTCAGGTGTTCTGAATTTCTAAACCAGTACTCTTCATTGATGTGGCTAGAGAGGTTCAGAAACACCTGTGAAAATCATGTCAGTGCTGTTTGTGGGTGAGTCTTGGAGACAGCTGCAAACGAGCATGGGCCAGGAACATGGAGAAGTTCCTCCTCCTTGTTACCTTTGTTTTGATGTCATGGACCAGATGTGTGCCAGAGCAGGACTGTCTCACCAAAATGATGGATATGGAAGGTTCGTGAATCAGGGATGATGGTTTTATCTTCCTGGAAGAAGATTAACGCTCATAAAAGTGTGGGTGGCAATGCCCCAGTGGAATGTGCCAGTTAGTACAGGATTTGAAAGGATCTCAAGCATCATCAAATCCAGGCCCTCCGCTGCTGCAGAAACTTTTCATAATACCGTGTACTGTTATTGGTATGAATAGGATTATGTTAATCATACCTTGCTACCGACACTAAAGAGTTTCTCCTGGCCCTGTGGTTTCTGTTGAAAGCCTGTCCCAAATTTTCATGTTCTCTGTACCGATACTTGCCCACTCTGTGTAATTTACAGCACAGCCTAAATGTGTGTGGGGTCTCTTTCTGTTCTTAGGGGTGCACCGTCATCCGCTACACGGCTCCATGGAGGATGATATTCTTCTCTGAGACCTTTGGCATCAGATCCCTCCAGACACAAGCCAAGCGGCTCCTGGAGCTGGTCTTTGACTACAAGATTGAAAACAGACCGGTTCTTTTTCACGTTTTTAGCAATGGTGGTTTCATGCTGTACCGTTACATCACTGAGATGCTCCACACTGACAAGCCTTTCAAGAACCTCAAAGTAGCGGGCGCCGTTTTTGATAGTGCCCCTGGCAGAAGAAACTTGATAGGAGCCCTTCGTGCTTTGGCAACTGTCTTGGTGTCCACAAATGTGTTCCTCAAGTATTTCCTCTTACTTGCTTTTGCTActacagctgtgctgctgcggATCCTGCTGTACCCGTTGACCAGCTTCATCCACGAGAGCCACTACGATGCCCTGCTGAATGCGCCCTCGCGGTGGCCCGAGCTTTACCTCTATTCCCAAGCTGACGCCATCATCAAGGCCAGTGACGTGAAGCACATGGCAGACACGCGGCAGCAGCTCGGGGTCTCTGTGAAAGCCGTAGACTTCTTGGATTCAGCTCACGTCAGCCACATGCGGGCGTATCCCACCTATTACCGCAACCTCTGTACAACTTTCCTCTCTGACTGTCTCAGGGCCTCACCTCATTAGCGGCGTAATGACCTCCAGTGTTTGCATCTGCTTTGCTCAGCTCATATGGGAAAAATCACCTCCTTTGTGTCTTTGGAAGGAGGAAAGCGGAGACTTCTtagctttttttaaagtgtttttttattttgccacCTGCAAGTCTGAAATCCTCCAGGCTGGCCTTTGGGCCAGCCATGTCATAGCAGAAAGTAGATATggattaattattaatttaaagtACTGAAGGTGAAATGTGGCATGCTTGAAGCTGATGATGTGCTGTACCAAGGTGTCACAGACCAGAATTTCACCTCGAGTGTTGTTTCTTCCTGTCTCGTGGTGTTCTCTGTTTTTCACGTTGTCTCTTTGTCCCTGATGTCCAATATGTGTGTTCTGTTGCCGTGTACTGATTTTACAATACAGCTCTTCAATgtctttgttgttttcctctctgctgtttcttttatCTTGCAGTGAGCAAACAGAAGCCGCTCTGCAGGACTTTTCTCTTCTCTCGGTGCATGCCAGCTCTTGTTATTCTCCTCGTTTGGAGATCAGGCCCAGAAGCTGAATGTAAGACCTGGAAAAGGCTTGTGCCGGGCAGTATGACCAGGTTGTCATCTGGTTCCATTAAAGAGCTGAGACTGAGCAGTCAAAGCTGTGATACTTAGCGGGAGCTCAAATGTTTGTAGTAACTGTTGTGCTCTTCAACCAGAGGATTTAACTTAACCTTTTTGAATGtgtcttgtgttttgtttctcttccttccagTCTTTTGTGTGTTCTCCCaagtagttttgttttcttggagaACTGCTCTTTTATTATCGTGTGTCTTTGAGCAGCCGATATTGTGCTTCTGGAAATGCAGGGAAACTGGCACAGCTGTAACCTGAAAGACCCCAGAAATAGCAAGGTGGacctgcagagaaaaatgaaactgtcTCTTGGAGCTATGATTTATACCGGGTATTTCTGAAATCACCTCCAACCCACAAATGGCTATGAAATTCAACATTTTTCCCCATAATGTTCTCTTTAGATGATTGGTCTCTGCTGTCCATGCAGCATGTACTAGTAATACAAGAAATTAATTCCCTCCACCTAGTGAAAAAGTAGCTTGTTGCACTGCACTTCAGCTATGTTTGGTCTTGTTTATTTGGGGAGAAGTGGGGATGGAGACAAAGGAGAGCGTGCTAATGACTTGTTTATGCCATGCCACAGCATTGCAAGCTAATTAATAATGTGATGGATAGGATTAGCCAACTACATTCCCAGCCACAGATTCCCAGGAACCGGCTCTGGAGACCTGTGGGTCTGTTGGAACGTGGAGGTGCCCTTGAGAGGCAGGAACACAAAAGTCAGATTTTGACAGATGTTTTGTGGGCTGCTGTGCTCGCCTCGCCCGCCCCTGGGGTGCTGTCACCCACAATTACAAAGCACTTGCTGTTCTGATTTGaaatgcagagagagagaggggtcTCTTGGGAAGCACTGCAATAATTCGTGAGTTTAAAATGAGAACCAGAAATGGCAGCACAAGGTGCGTTGTGGTCAGTGGCTGAACAACTGTTTTTAGCAGGCTGGCGTGGCAACGCTTATTTAAAGCAAAGAATTGCCCAACATTGGGCGTTCTTTTAAAGGGTGAGGTATATGGGATAGGTGAGACTTAACAGAAACGGGGCTGATGGCCttgtttgtgttcatttttaaagtgaaacCTGGTTCCAGGCGCAGGAGGCCTCATTGCTCGGGGTCCAGTCTTCTGTAGGTGTGATCTCAGTTTCAGCTTCTGTTGTGCAGATGAGCTGTGAGGGTTCCCTGCG is from Columba livia isolate bColLiv1 breed racing homer chromosome 8, bColLiv1.pat.W.v2, whole genome shotgun sequence and encodes:
- the TMEM53 gene encoding transmembrane protein 53 isoform X1, with product MGARGLEAAVELAPGAACESSTEREPVVILLGWAGCKDKYLAKYSAIYSQKGCTVIRYTAPWRMIFFSETFGIRSLQTQAKRLLELVFDYKIENRPVLFHVFSNGGFMLYRYITEMLHTDKPFKNLKVAGAVFDSAPGRRNLIGALRALATVLVSTNVFLKYFLLLAFATTAVLLRILLYPLTSFIHESHYDALLNAPSRWPELYLYSQADAIIKASDVKHMADTRQQLGVSVKAVDFLDSAHVSHMRAYPTYYRNLCTTFLSDCLRASPH
- the TMEM53 gene encoding transmembrane protein 53 isoform X2; its protein translation is MIFFSETFGIRSLQTQAKRLLELVFDYKIENRPVLFHVFSNGGFMLYRYITEMLHTDKPFKNLKVAGAVFDSAPGRRNLIGALRALATVLVSTNVFLKYFLLLAFATTAVLLRILLYPLTSFIHESHYDALLNAPSRWPELYLYSQADAIIKASDVKHMADTRQQLGVSVKAVDFLDSAHVSHMRAYPTYYRNLCTTFLSDCLRASPH